From a single Paenibacillus sp. FSL R5-0345 genomic region:
- a CDS encoding HAD family hydrolase, producing the protein MYQTYIFDLYGTLIDIKTDEEHSEVWGRLALHFGYQGLSISGGELQERFLQERDLQLSEAARSCEYPDFVMEEVFRSVARQLGGEPDQVWLYETVRWLRTLSMVHISLYDGVAEILQTLRERGKKVFLLSNGQKTFIEAELTMLGIIHLFDGIAISSEAGVSKPDPLFYSYLVDKYEADLSSAIMIGNDPRTDIEGALKVGIDSCYIHTASSPSNMVVKSTYSIWDGDLRQIPGWKS; encoded by the coding sequence ATGTATCAGACTTATATTTTCGATCTGTACGGTACGCTAATTGATATTAAGACAGATGAGGAGCATTCTGAGGTGTGGGGACGGCTGGCTCTCCATTTTGGATACCAGGGACTCTCTATATCAGGGGGAGAACTGCAAGAACGGTTTCTACAGGAGCGGGATCTTCAGCTAAGTGAAGCCGCACGGAGCTGTGAGTATCCGGATTTCGTAATGGAGGAAGTGTTTCGGTCTGTGGCCCGTCAACTAGGCGGAGAACCGGATCAAGTATGGTTATATGAAACCGTTAGATGGCTGCGGACATTATCGATGGTCCATATCTCTCTATATGACGGTGTTGCTGAAATTCTACAAACGTTAAGAGAACGTGGCAAAAAAGTATTCCTGCTCTCCAACGGGCAGAAGACTTTCATTGAAGCAGAATTAACTATGCTAGGAATCATCCATCTATTCGATGGCATTGCGATCTCTTCGGAAGCAGGGGTGAGTAAGCCTGATCCGCTATTTTACAGCTACTTAGTCGACAAATATGAAGCGGATTTGAGCTCAGCTATTATGATTGGAAATGATCCTCGTACGGATATTGAGGGTGCTCTGAAGGTAGGCATAGATTCCTGCTATATACACACGGCTTCTTCGCCTTCTAATATGGTTGTGAAGAGTACGTATTCTATATGGGATGGCGATTTGCGGCAAATCCCAGGTTGGAAATCATAG
- a CDS encoding cold-shock protein produces the protein MQTGTVKWFNADKGFGFIEVEGGSDVFVHFSAITGDGFKSLDEGQRVEFNVTQGARGPQAENVVKL, from the coding sequence ATGCAAACAGGTACAGTTAAATGGTTTAATGCAGACAAAGGATTTGGTTTTATCGAGGTTGAAGGTGGAAGCGACGTATTCGTACACTTCTCCGCAATCACAGGCGACGGATTTAAATCTTTGGACGAAGGCCAACGCGTTGAGTTCAACGTAACTCAAGGCGCTCGTGGACCACAAGCCGAAAACGTTGTAAAACTGTAA
- a CDS encoding CHASE3 domain-containing protein: protein MKKHRFTLQYKILSITVFIVICLLGFVIVMHDRINALQRETSFISHQDRKITSLANQIEKNILDMETGQRGYIITGDDKYLEPYNLGKAQWKANYDELSMLTANDSLQHQRLIGIENSIQQWIKQSGDYIIELKKEGQQAGILRYFNSDDGKEQMDQIRNQINTYRETMNQNTNDLISGQADRNKLLLELLYIAWAVIAIASLVASWMISHAIVSTIRKVTRTIAGLNSTDDMKTRVEITTNDEIRDLSVATNHLIDTQQERIWMQDHANDLLSRYQGITRVSQLGDVFLGKTAEVIGYPYGALYIRTQDHNRDLLNRTSTYAGNSGITDHRPFLIGEGLVGQCAKEARLMHLQDLPENYISIQSGLGLSAPKSLLLLPVSFSGEVVAVVEIATFSPLTEPQIDFLESISNAFGAAINSTISSMRIDQLLEQSQRLNEELQVYTEELQTQSEELQIQTESLHATNRKLEDKNFLAELKTLEAEKAQAELARSAELLRQSSQYKSEFLANMSHELRTPLNGILLLSEFLMENQSGALSGEDIEFSQAIHSSGQDLLTLINDILDLSKVEAGKLNIEIEAINLTEIPEAMIQSFSQLSRKKEIPFHIQLGEDLPPLFYSDAQRVRQIIINLLSNAFKFTAKGSVTLEIRLATKDELLSLGNLETGLFIAFAIKDTGIGIPHEKQSIIFEAFQQANGNTERQYGGTGLGLSISRELATLLGGGITVESQEGKGSVFTVYLPLELQDPSLEETAEKVELNQEEESSVALAAATSENTGSDFTSLNHKHVLIVDDDERNLFALSNTLRKRGLQVTTATDGEKGIYALEQSASIDIVLMDIMMPVMNGYEAITRIRQMPTRKRIPIIALTAKAMKEDKAKILQAGATDYLSKPINLDRLLALMQLILTSDA from the coding sequence GTGAAAAAGCATCGATTTACTTTGCAGTATAAAATTCTATCCATTACAGTCTTTATCGTAATCTGCCTGCTAGGGTTCGTGATAGTCATGCATGATAGAATCAATGCGCTGCAGCGGGAAACCAGCTTTATTTCCCATCAGGACCGAAAGATAACTAGTTTGGCTAATCAGATCGAGAAGAACATTCTAGATATGGAAACGGGACAACGAGGATATATTATCACCGGTGATGATAAATACTTGGAGCCCTACAATTTGGGGAAAGCGCAATGGAAGGCGAATTATGATGAGCTCTCCATGCTGACTGCTAATGATTCCTTGCAGCATCAGCGTCTGATAGGCATCGAAAATAGTATCCAGCAGTGGATCAAGCAGTCCGGGGATTATATAATCGAATTGAAAAAAGAGGGACAGCAAGCTGGAATCTTACGATATTTCAATTCGGATGATGGTAAGGAGCAAATGGACCAGATTCGTAATCAGATCAATACTTACCGCGAGACGATGAATCAGAACACTAATGATTTGATATCTGGACAGGCCGATCGGAACAAATTGCTGCTGGAGCTCCTCTATATTGCTTGGGCGGTTATTGCTATTGCTTCTTTGGTCGCCTCGTGGATGATTTCACATGCCATCGTTAGTACGATTCGTAAGGTTACCCGTACGATTGCGGGCTTAAATTCGACGGATGACATGAAGACAAGGGTCGAGATTACCACGAATGATGAAATCAGGGATCTTAGCGTCGCTACCAATCATCTGATAGACACGCAGCAAGAACGAATATGGATGCAGGATCATGCTAATGATTTACTATCAAGGTATCAGGGCATCACACGCGTCTCACAACTAGGAGATGTCTTCTTAGGTAAAACTGCAGAAGTTATTGGTTATCCATATGGTGCCTTATACATACGAACGCAAGATCATAATCGAGACTTGCTAAATAGAACTTCTACGTATGCTGGAAACAGCGGTATTACAGATCATCGGCCATTTCTAATCGGAGAAGGCTTAGTTGGTCAATGTGCTAAAGAAGCGCGCTTAATGCATCTTCAGGATCTACCGGAAAATTATATTAGCATTCAATCCGGGTTGGGCCTTTCTGCTCCCAAATCCCTTTTATTACTTCCTGTTTCTTTTTCGGGTGAGGTCGTTGCTGTGGTAGAAATCGCCACCTTTTCTCCACTTACGGAGCCGCAGATCGACTTCCTGGAGTCTATTTCTAATGCATTTGGTGCTGCGATTAACAGTACGATCAGCAGTATGAGAATTGATCAGCTTCTGGAACAATCCCAGCGCTTAAACGAAGAACTTCAGGTGTATACCGAAGAACTACAAACTCAGTCTGAGGAGCTACAAATCCAGACAGAGTCATTACATGCAACGAATAGAAAGCTGGAAGATAAGAATTTCTTAGCTGAACTAAAGACATTAGAGGCTGAAAAAGCTCAAGCAGAACTAGCTCGATCAGCGGAGTTATTGCGGCAAAGCTCCCAATATAAATCGGAGTTTCTGGCTAATATGTCTCATGAACTCCGAACCCCGCTTAATGGCATACTGTTGCTTTCCGAATTTCTCATGGAGAATCAGTCGGGAGCCTTAAGCGGGGAGGATATTGAATTCTCACAAGCGATTCATTCTTCGGGACAAGATCTGCTAACGCTGATTAACGATATTTTGGATTTGTCCAAGGTTGAGGCAGGGAAGCTGAATATTGAAATTGAAGCGATAAATCTAACGGAGATCCCGGAGGCAATGATTCAAAGCTTCAGCCAGCTGTCTCGCAAAAAAGAGATTCCTTTTCATATACAACTCGGGGAGGATTTACCTCCGCTATTTTATTCGGATGCGCAAAGGGTACGGCAAATTATTATAAATCTGCTGTCCAATGCATTTAAGTTTACAGCTAAAGGTTCAGTAACTCTTGAAATACGCTTAGCGACTAAAGACGAATTACTGAGTTTGGGGAATTTGGAAACTGGGTTATTTATTGCTTTCGCTATCAAAGATACTGGAATTGGAATTCCTCATGAGAAGCAGTCCATTATTTTCGAGGCTTTTCAACAGGCCAATGGAAATACAGAGCGTCAATATGGTGGAACTGGGCTTGGGTTATCCATATCCAGAGAACTGGCAACACTGCTCGGCGGTGGGATTACAGTGGAGAGTCAAGAAGGAAAGGGTAGTGTCTTTACGGTGTATTTACCATTGGAGCTTCAGGACCCTAGCCTTGAAGAAACTGCTGAGAAAGTAGAACTTAATCAGGAGGAAGAAAGCTCGGTTGCTCTTGCCGCTGCAACTAGTGAGAATACAGGTAGTGACTTCACCTCGTTAAATCATAAGCATGTTCTAATTGTGGATGATGATGAGCGAAATCTGTTCGCGTTATCTAACACGTTAAGGAAGCGTGGACTGCAGGTAACAACAGCTACTGATGGAGAGAAAGGCATATATGCGCTGGAGCAATCTGCATCCATAGATATTGTTCTTATGGATATCATGATGCCGGTAATGAACGGATATGAGGCTATCACTCGAATCAGACAAATGCCGACAAGGAAAAGAATTCCAATCATAGCACTGACTGCGAAGGCGATGAAGGAAGATAAGGCTAAAATCTTACAAGCGGGTGCAACAGATTATCTCAGCAAGCCCATTAACTTAGATCGTTTATTAGCATTGATGCAATTAATCCTAACGAGTGATGCATAA
- a CDS encoding DUF2339 domain-containing protein: MESFKDRLRFMKVQQDGLIKEYEALIAEYESHDLVNENEHLKKQHEKHKLALVELKTQVGKLQEENTELKITLTEQILNEKLGILSLSRQKLQTYFASKSLAHTDRLTAFEMETKRRIQQLYQTASRQLGEDKVELSSRIGALSAELNERVLAQRQKLRESEIHQNASMDNGLHDFASEEISEEVLERRRKQNQIEMKIGLGWINKLGILLLILAVGAAFRYSYSNWFTGYMKGSAFFLLGLLMLGGGEWLYRKGKGTFALGLLGGGISVLYGSVFYSYFLLDIISIYVGLSLSVLITLTAVLLSLRYESRSICALGLIGGYLPLYSYLGAFGLSGNAVYVAMGYLFLLNLFILLISFRKRWNVVNYISYLFNTPSMLILIALSDSNGVNMIYAILTFAMYLGITLWYPFKYRSKLSWWDFSLLGCNTFISCLTLYLLFLDAGLEDYNGALALVFCLLYLGLGRGIQKLMPQEKESMLLFYATSLTFGILMIPFQFGAAWWSIGWLIEGVVLTLFGNLNRFKGMEKAGWGILTLCLVVFFGLNVPMQLDIANEWMNSADAYFPLKYFFITAGMLIIAVWYAVQHNRKDALQRSEPYEITLALWFKYAALLNFWIYGLYESRRLYRLAVPEDFSHRTFYNLLLSALLTIVLAYVLPKVKVLYDTIVKYFVRLLFGIGYAICLVITVGLPSLQNDIARNTGADYIALSVLIIFNIFVWFSGRDLLITVLKREYKSMEIYPVFMGVYLLGIITAFLGVQLQLSDAGLIFSLVYLLIAVLFIMYGFRKRYVYIRRFGLGLTLMATGKLLLYDLGLLNTGSKIIAYASFGICLLGISYLYQKVSNKMEEGQAATENVTKG, translated from the coding sequence ATGGAGTCATTCAAAGATCGACTTAGATTTATGAAGGTCCAGCAGGACGGGCTTATTAAAGAATATGAAGCTCTGATTGCGGAATATGAAAGTCACGATCTGGTCAATGAGAATGAACACTTGAAGAAGCAACATGAGAAACATAAGCTTGCTTTAGTTGAGTTAAAGACTCAGGTAGGGAAGCTTCAAGAAGAGAATACCGAGCTAAAAATTACACTAACGGAACAAATCTTAAATGAGAAGCTTGGCATTCTTAGCTTGTCGAGACAGAAGCTGCAGACTTATTTTGCCTCTAAAAGCCTTGCCCATACAGACCGGCTGACGGCTTTTGAAATGGAGACGAAGCGTCGCATTCAGCAGCTGTACCAAACAGCTTCGAGGCAGCTCGGGGAGGATAAAGTAGAGTTATCCAGCCGGATTGGAGCGTTGTCGGCGGAGTTGAATGAGCGTGTACTAGCGCAGCGACAAAAGCTGAGGGAATCCGAAATTCATCAGAACGCTAGCATGGATAACGGATTACATGATTTTGCCTCAGAAGAGATCAGTGAAGAAGTATTGGAGCGTCGAAGAAAACAAAATCAGATCGAAATGAAGATCGGACTTGGCTGGATTAACAAACTTGGGATCCTGCTGCTGATTTTGGCCGTGGGAGCGGCATTCAGATATTCCTATTCCAACTGGTTCACAGGTTATATGAAGGGGAGCGCCTTTTTTCTATTAGGATTACTGATGTTAGGGGGCGGGGAGTGGCTGTATCGCAAAGGTAAAGGGACGTTCGCTTTAGGGCTGCTTGGCGGCGGAATTTCAGTGCTGTACGGCTCTGTGTTCTATAGCTATTTTTTACTGGATATTATCAGTATTTATGTAGGGCTATCCTTATCCGTACTCATCACTTTAACTGCTGTACTTCTGTCTCTAAGGTATGAATCACGAAGTATTTGTGCTTTGGGCTTAATCGGAGGGTATTTGCCACTATACTCTTATTTGGGGGCATTCGGTCTTTCGGGCAATGCGGTTTACGTGGCGATGGGTTACTTGTTTCTATTAAACTTGTTCATTCTATTGATCTCCTTCCGCAAACGTTGGAACGTTGTCAATTATATCAGTTACTTATTTAATACACCTTCCATGCTGATATTAATAGCGTTATCAGATAGCAACGGAGTGAATATGATTTATGCGATACTGACTTTTGCCATGTATTTGGGCATTACGTTATGGTACCCGTTCAAGTATCGCTCCAAGCTGTCTTGGTGGGATTTCTCTCTATTAGGATGCAATACGTTTATTAGCTGCCTCACCTTGTATCTTCTATTCCTGGATGCAGGGCTGGAGGATTACAACGGTGCGCTGGCGCTGGTCTTCTGTCTGCTGTATCTAGGGCTTGGACGAGGAATCCAGAAGCTAATGCCACAGGAAAAAGAAAGCATGTTGCTGTTCTACGCTACTTCGTTGACCTTCGGTATTCTAATGATTCCTTTCCAATTCGGAGCGGCTTGGTGGTCCATTGGCTGGTTGATTGAAGGCGTCGTGCTTACCTTGTTTGGTAATCTGAATCGGTTTAAGGGGATGGAAAAGGCAGGCTGGGGTATTTTGACGCTGTGCCTTGTGGTGTTCTTCGGACTAAATGTACCGATGCAGTTAGATATAGCCAATGAATGGATGAATTCTGCAGACGCTTATTTTCCGCTAAAATATTTCTTCATTACTGCAGGCATGCTGATTATCGCCGTATGGTATGCCGTTCAACATAACCGCAAGGATGCTCTGCAGCGCAGTGAGCCATACGAAATCACCTTAGCCCTATGGTTTAAATACGCAGCGTTATTGAATTTCTGGATCTATGGATTGTATGAATCGAGAAGACTGTATCGTCTGGCTGTACCGGAGGATTTCTCACATAGAACCTTCTATAATTTGCTGCTGTCTGCTCTGTTAACTATTGTTCTAGCCTATGTATTGCCGAAGGTGAAGGTGTTGTATGACACCATCGTTAAATATTTTGTGAGACTTCTCTTTGGGATAGGTTATGCTATTTGCTTGGTGATTACAGTGGGCCTGCCAAGTCTGCAGAATGATATTGCACGTAATACCGGGGCTGATTATATCGCGCTGAGTGTACTTATCATCTTTAATATCTTCGTATGGTTTAGCGGACGTGATCTGCTGATCACCGTACTTAAACGTGAGTATAAAAGCATGGAGATTTACCCTGTCTTCATGGGAGTGTATCTACTCGGAATCATCACCGCTTTTCTAGGGGTACAGCTGCAATTGAGTGATGCGGGATTAATATTTAGTCTCGTTTATCTATTAATAGCAGTTCTGTTCATCATGTACGGCTTCCGCAAAAGATATGTGTACATCCGACGCTTCGGTCTTGGATTAACATTAATGGCAACAGGTAAGCTGCTGCTATACGATCTGGGACTACTAAATACCGGAAGTAAAATCATCGCTTATGCCAGCTTTGGAATTTGCCTGCTTGGCATCTCCTATCTTTATCAAAAGGTATCGAACAAAATGGAGGAGGGGCAGGCAGCAACGGAGAATGTGACTAAGGGGTAG
- a CDS encoding VOC family protein: MIKGLFETHLNVTNLEQSSHFYEHVLGLPLAHSENTEGRKRRFYWIGEDRNQAMLGIWEKAPSEVVRQHFAFQVTLEDLKQSVSYLKAKGIETSNFLDDEKEQLYVFGWMPAVSVYFRDPDGHSLEFLAVLPDLPRPELGIVPWNEWEIAHERT; this comes from the coding sequence ATGATCAAAGGACTGTTTGAAACCCATCTGAACGTGACTAACCTTGAACAATCTTCTCATTTCTATGAACATGTTCTGGGACTACCCTTAGCCCATTCGGAGAATACTGAAGGCCGCAAGCGGCGATTTTACTGGATTGGAGAAGATCGTAATCAGGCCATGCTCGGAATTTGGGAGAAGGCACCTTCCGAGGTCGTGCGTCAGCACTTTGCTTTTCAAGTAACGCTTGAGGATTTGAAGCAGTCGGTATCCTATCTGAAGGCCAAGGGGATTGAAACCTCCAACTTCCTGGATGATGAGAAGGAGCAGTTATATGTATTTGGCTGGATGCCAGCCGTATCCGTGTATTTCAGAGATCCAGATGGTCATTCCTTAGAGTTTCTAGCCGTACTGCCTGATCTGCCCAGACCTGAGCTAGGAATCGTACCATGGAATGAATGGGAAATCGCGCACGAAAGAACCTAG
- a CDS encoding cold-shock protein — MYFRKKALEDLPQEDTAIWSCTKEGCTGWMRDNFAFQYVPTCWQCNSPMTRSMKILPMLVNTNSDMKAMKKGITIK; from the coding sequence ATGTATTTTCGTAAAAAAGCACTGGAGGATCTTCCACAGGAAGACACAGCCATTTGGTCTTGTACCAAGGAAGGTTGCACCGGGTGGATGCGCGATAATTTTGCATTTCAGTATGTACCTACCTGCTGGCAATGTAACTCTCCCATGACTAGAAGTATGAAGATACTGCCAATGCTTGTGAACACGAATTCAGATATGAAGGCTATGAAGAAAGGCATCACGATTAAGTAA
- a CDS encoding stalk domain-containing protein — translation MNNTLKTSMVLLTLSLALSTGAAYAAPTTTSAKNDATQTSVNANQKTFAIEINGSTLKETGFQTTNGKEPMVPLRSVSEALGFELTWNGQTKSVDLINGAVFTTVKAGEDRYSINKMNTTLGTAPQLVNSILYVPASFVSEIIHHNMTVKGDSIVITDANQQEHMTKTGVITAVNNEGKFQSVQIQGVGTDGIVLNVGEDTTIEMADGTKLALKDLQIGMTVKAEHSMIMTMSLPPQTPTYKITVLDEQKQNDLLGTAGAIEEVQKDDEGNISITVKGNGLSEQSQKEVVLRISKDTVLMNPDGKAVNSSELVKGAKVIGFYSPMLTKSLPPIGTAVKVVVDSAQQ, via the coding sequence ATGAACAACACCTTAAAAACAAGTATGGTTCTCTTAACTTTGTCCCTAGCACTTTCAACAGGAGCAGCTTATGCCGCACCAACCACAACTTCTGCAAAAAATGATGCTACTCAAACCTCTGTTAACGCTAATCAAAAGACGTTTGCAATTGAAATCAACGGTTCCACTCTGAAGGAAACTGGCTTCCAGACTACAAATGGAAAAGAGCCTATGGTGCCACTTCGTTCGGTTAGTGAAGCACTCGGCTTCGAATTAACTTGGAATGGACAAACTAAATCCGTTGATCTTATCAATGGTGCTGTATTCACTACAGTAAAAGCCGGAGAAGATCGCTATAGCATCAATAAAATGAACACTACGCTTGGAACTGCACCACAATTGGTTAACTCCATTTTGTATGTTCCAGCTTCCTTTGTAAGTGAAATTATCCATCACAACATGACAGTGAAGGGAGATTCCATCGTGATCACTGATGCTAATCAGCAAGAGCACATGACCAAGACTGGCGTGATTACAGCTGTCAATAATGAGGGTAAATTCCAATCCGTTCAGATTCAAGGTGTTGGCACAGATGGCATCGTACTGAATGTAGGTGAAGATACGACTATCGAAATGGCAGACGGTACTAAGCTTGCACTGAAAGATCTTCAGATCGGTATGACCGTAAAAGCTGAGCATTCCATGATCATGACCATGAGCTTGCCGCCGCAAACTCCAACTTACAAAATCACTGTTCTAGATGAGCAGAAACAAAATGATCTTCTGGGCACTGCTGGTGCCATTGAAGAAGTTCAAAAAGACGATGAAGGAAACATCAGCATCACCGTTAAAGGCAATGGTCTTAGCGAACAATCACAAAAAGAAGTAGTCCTTCGCATTAGTAAAGATACTGTGCTAATGAACCCTGATGGCAAAGCTGTAAACAGCAGTGAGCTTGTAAAAGGTGCAAAAGTTATAGGATTCTACAGCCCTATGCTGACTAAGAGCCTGCCACCGATTGGCACCGCTGTTAAAGTCGTAGTAGATTCCGCTCAACAATAA
- a CDS encoding NADPH-dependent FMN reductase, which yields MKVMILTGSNRKEATSTKLAEHAAHFINQQGEKVTLFDLHKRPLPFYSPDESHPEHEHLSTLHQEMLSANAIILITPEYHGSMSGVMKNALDHLGQTHFNGKVVLSASSAGGAVGVSSLLQLQAVVRNLHGINTPDWISIGGMQRKRFEVGYDGYEGGQEIEDRIRLVLESFLNLARKINSPAGAAL from the coding sequence ATGAAAGTGATGATCCTGACAGGCAGTAATCGAAAAGAGGCGACCAGCACAAAGCTGGCAGAGCATGCCGCACACTTTATTAATCAGCAAGGTGAAAAAGTCACCCTGTTCGATCTCCACAAACGCCCGCTCCCCTTTTATTCACCAGATGAGTCCCACCCAGAGCATGAGCATTTAAGCACCCTCCATCAAGAGATGCTAAGCGCGAACGCAATCATCCTAATTACCCCGGAATACCACGGCTCCATGAGTGGTGTGATGAAAAATGCGCTGGACCATCTAGGCCAGACCCATTTCAACGGCAAAGTGGTACTGTCCGCCAGTTCTGCAGGCGGAGCTGTAGGTGTAAGCTCATTGCTTCAATTACAGGCGGTTGTACGCAACCTACATGGGATTAATACACCTGATTGGATTTCCATCGGCGGGATGCAGCGTAAGCGCTTCGAGGTTGGATACGATGGGTACGAGGGCGGCCAAGAGATTGAAGATCGCATTCGTCTAGTCTTAGAATCATTCCTAAATTTAGCTCGCAAAATCAATAGCCCGGCAGGTGCCGCCCTATGA
- the gdhA gene encoding NADP-specific glutamate dehydrogenase, whose translation MSSVSTQQLDTNSNKAHRYIEDVYAQVVARNPFEPEFHQAVKEILESLLPILAAEPKYQENAILERLVEPERLIMFRVPWTDDQGKVRVNRGYRVQFSSAIGPYKGGLRFHPSVNASIIKFLGFEQIFKNALTGQHIGGGKGGSDFDPKGKSEGEIMRFAQSFMTELQNYIGPDQDVPAGDIGVGGREIGYMYGQYKRIRGGYPAGVLTGKGIGYGGSQARTEATGYGTVYFVNEMLKAKGLSFEGSRVVVSGSGNVAIYAIEKAVQLGATVVACSDSAGYIYDENGINLETVRRLKEVERKRISEYVNEHPNAVYTEDSTQIWTIPCDIALPSATQNEIDETMALKLIENGVKAVGEGANMPSTLEAIHQFQQAGVLFAPAKAANAGGVAVSALEMAQNSMRMSWSFEEVDTKLHEIMVSIYQQSVDASEQYGQSGNLVAGANIAGFKKVADAMLAEGVI comes from the coding sequence ATGAGCTCAGTATCTACCCAGCAATTAGACACAAACAGCAACAAGGCACATCGTTATATCGAAGACGTGTACGCACAGGTTGTTGCACGCAATCCTTTTGAGCCCGAATTCCATCAGGCTGTAAAGGAAATCCTCGAATCTTTGCTTCCGATCCTCGCTGCTGAACCTAAGTATCAGGAAAATGCCATTCTGGAAAGATTGGTCGAACCAGAACGTTTGATTATGTTCCGCGTACCTTGGACGGATGATCAAGGCAAAGTAAGAGTGAACCGTGGGTATCGTGTACAGTTCAGTAGTGCAATCGGGCCTTACAAAGGCGGACTTCGTTTTCACCCATCCGTTAATGCTAGTATCATCAAATTCCTCGGCTTCGAGCAAATCTTCAAAAACGCTCTTACCGGCCAACACATCGGCGGAGGTAAAGGTGGATCCGACTTTGATCCTAAAGGGAAATCCGAAGGCGAAATCATGCGTTTTGCACAAAGCTTCATGACTGAATTGCAAAATTACATCGGTCCTGACCAAGATGTTCCTGCAGGAGATATCGGTGTAGGTGGTCGTGAGATTGGCTACATGTACGGACAATACAAGCGGATCCGCGGAGGATATCCGGCTGGCGTATTGACTGGTAAAGGTATTGGTTACGGCGGAAGTCAGGCTCGGACAGAGGCTACTGGTTACGGAACAGTTTATTTCGTAAACGAGATGCTGAAAGCAAAAGGCCTTTCCTTTGAAGGAAGCCGCGTTGTTGTTTCCGGTTCTGGTAACGTAGCGATCTATGCGATTGAAAAAGCAGTTCAGCTAGGTGCAACAGTCGTAGCTTGTAGTGACTCCGCTGGATATATCTATGACGAAAACGGCATTAACCTCGAAACTGTCCGCCGCCTGAAAGAAGTGGAAAGAAAACGGATTAGCGAGTATGTGAATGAACACCCTAACGCTGTGTATACCGAAGACTCCACGCAAATTTGGACTATTCCTTGTGATATCGCCCTTCCGAGTGCTACTCAGAATGAGATTGATGAAACCATGGCATTGAAACTAATTGAGAACGGTGTTAAAGCAGTAGGCGAAGGTGCCAACATGCCATCCACCCTCGAAGCTATTCATCAGTTCCAACAAGCTGGAGTGCTATTCGCACCTGCCAAAGCTGCTAATGCTGGCGGCGTAGCTGTATCTGCGCTTGAAATGGCACAAAACAGCATGCGTATGTCTTGGAGCTTTGAAGAAGTTGATACGAAGCTGCATGAGATCATGGTTTCCATCTATCAACAATCTGTAGATGCATCCGAGCAGTATGGACAGTCCGGCAATCTCGTTGCAGGAGCGAACATCGCTGGATTCAAAAAAGTAGCCGATGCTATGTTGGCTGAAGGTGTAATCTAA
- a CDS encoding VOC family protein has translation MIKGLYEAHLPVSNLEVSIEFYEKLGLKMAWRDEETAFFWIEEGRSWIGIWEGKEVETPYHPSLRHIAFRVTYEDLKQSLQWLQSIGVDAVPFRNRTSVEPFIRAYQGNASVYFNDRDGNSLEFMCHVEVPEHLKHISENITLTEWEKLLDQK, from the coding sequence ATGATTAAAGGACTATATGAAGCACATTTACCAGTGAGTAATCTTGAGGTATCTATTGAATTTTATGAGAAATTGGGATTAAAAATGGCTTGGCGAGATGAAGAAACTGCATTTTTCTGGATTGAGGAAGGTCGGAGCTGGATTGGCATTTGGGAAGGAAAGGAAGTAGAAACGCCATACCATCCATCCTTACGGCATATTGCCTTTCGCGTAACTTATGAGGATTTGAAGCAATCCCTGCAGTGGCTGCAATCCATTGGAGTAGATGCTGTGCCGTTCCGTAATCGAACTTCCGTTGAGCCTTTTATCCGAGCTTATCAAGGAAATGCCTCTGTATACTTCAACGATCGGGACGGCAACAGCTTAGAATTCATGTGCCACGTAGAGGTTCCTGAACATTTGAAGCATATCTCAGAGAATATCACCTTAACAGAGTGGGAGAAATTGCTCGATCAGAAATAA